In Argiope bruennichi chromosome 4, qqArgBrue1.1, whole genome shotgun sequence, a single window of DNA contains:
- the LOC129965770 gene encoding FMRFamide receptor-like: protein MNVSESSLTAEEAGDIEFHKNFLLTTRFWVQRILVPSIMTIGIVGNVVTIVIMTRRRMRSSTNNYLAALAIFDMMYLIFTFILSLSHYPRIPDSDHFVYWRLKPFILMLTDTCSNTSVWLTVTFTVERYIAVCHPMKGKVFCTESRAKKAIVAVFLFCFAFTIPTPFEWKVIERTDQTTNHTTLALDHSEMGKNYLYKTIYYWLTVVFFIFVPFILLAIFNSFLIRSVHLSKVQRSSMTRGENSDNSQENKITIMLIAVVILFFICQLPTACHLLYSTLHENFDLKQLYLLRGLGNIFNFLMSLNAAGNFVLYCLLSQKYRRTFIQIFCPCLREKRGMMNSMYYQSTVCSNVDTDSPGSSSSRRLSNARISKLGTPRGSSGDVDHARKDSPAGGSRTVFLQVPKCSASKVVYEDDDDAFTEDSSQGQTSCAGRCRKMLRGPWRHLKQSMGIEDKKTREQVIPLKGGGNKCIVITAPDGIPDSSSHWTPNSAV from the coding sequence ATGAATGTGAGCGAATCCAGCTTAACCGCTGAAGAAGCGGGTGATATCGAGTTCCACAAGAATTTCCTGCTGACTACCCGATTTTGGGTGCAAAGAATACTCGTCCCTTCAATCATGACAATCGGCATCGTTGGCAATGTGGTCACCATTGTGATTATGACCAGAAGAAGAATGAGAAGTTCCACCAACAACTATCTTGCTGCCTTAGCTATTTTTGACATGATGTACTTaattttcacattcattctgtCTCTTAGTCACTACCCGAGAATTCCAGATAGTGACCATTTCGTATATTGGAGGTTAAAACCTTTTATCCTCATGCTCACAGATACTTGCAGTAATACTTCTGTGTGGTTGACTGTCACTTTCACTGTGGAAAGATACATAGCTGTGTGCCATCCAATGAAAGGTAAAGTATTCTGCACTGAATCTCGGGCTAAAAAAGCAATAGTGGCTGTTTTTCTGTTTTGCTTTGCATTCACTATTCCTACCCCTTTTGAATGGAAAGTAATCGAAAGAACAGATCAGACAACAAACCATACAACTCTGGCTCTGGATCACTCAGAAATGGGCAAGAACTACCTCTATAAGACCATTTACTATTGGTTAACTGTAGTGTTCTTCATATTCGTACCATTCATTCTTTTGGCCATTTTCAATAGCTTCTTGATCCGATCAGTGCATCTGTCGAAAGTCCAGAGATCATCCATGACCAGAGGAGAGAACAGTGACAACAGCCAAGAGAACAAGATTACCATCATGCTGATTGCTGTGGTCATCCTTTTCTTCATTTGCCAACTACCCACGGCTTGTCACCTATTGTACAGCACCCTTCATGAAAATTTCGATCTCAAACAGCTCTATCTCCTCAGAGGCTTGGGCAATATCTTCAATTTCTTGATGTCGTTGAATGCTGCTGGCAACTTCGTCCTGTATTGTCTTTTGAGTCAAAAGTATAGGAGAACTTTTATCCAGATCTTTTGTCCTTGTCTCAGAGAAAAAAGAGGCATGATGAATTCTATGTATTACCAGAGTACGGTTTGCAGCAACGTCGACACGGATAGTCCTGGTAGTAGCTCCAGTAGAAGGCTGAGCAACGCTAGAATAAGCAAACTTGGCACTCCTAGGGGTAGCAGTGGTGACGTCGATCATGCAAGAAAGGACAGCCCCGCGGGAGGCTCACGAACAGTATTTTTGCAGGTACCAAAATGTTCTGCTTCAAAAGTTGTGTACGAAGATGATGACGATGCATTCACTGAAGACTCTAGTCAAGGTCAAACCTCTTGTGCTGGTCGATGCAGGAAGATGCTTCGTGGCCCCTGGAGACACCTAAAGCAATCGATGGGCATCGAAGACAAGAAAACGCGAGAGCAAGTAATTCCACTGAAAGGAGGCGGCAACAAGTGCATTGTCATAACTGCGCCTGATGGGATACCGGATTCGTCTTCACATTGGACACCGAATTCTGCTGTATAA